The proteins below come from a single Balaenoptera acutorostrata chromosome 2, mBalAcu1.1, whole genome shotgun sequence genomic window:
- the POU4F3 gene encoding POU domain, class 4, transcription factor 3 → MMAMNAKQPFGMHPVLQEPKFSSLHSGSEAMRRVCLPAPQLQGNIFGSFDESLLARAEALAAVDIVSHGKNHPFKPDATYHTMSSVPCTSTSSTVPISHPATLTSHPHHAVHQGLEGDLLDHISPTLSVSGLGAPEHSVMPAQIHPHHLGAMGHLHQAMGMSHPHAVAPHSTMPACLSDVESDPRELEAFAERFKQRRIKLGVTQADVGAALANLKIPGVGSLSQSTICRFESLTLSHNNMIALKPVLQAWLEEAEAAYREKNSKPELFNGSERKRKRTSIAAPEKRSLEAYFAIQPRPSSEKIAAIAEKLDLKKNVVRVWFCNQRQKQKRMKYSAVH, encoded by the exons ATGATGGCCATGAACGCCAAGCAGCCTTTCGGCATGCACCCGGTGCTTCAAGAACCCAAATTCTCCAGCCTCCACTCCGGCTCTGAGGCCATGCGCCGAGTCTGTCTCCCAGCCCCGCAG CTGCAGGGTAATATATTTGGAAGCTTTGATGAGAGCCTGCTGGCACGCGCCGAAGCTCTGGCGGCGGTGGATATCGTCTCCCACGGCAAGAACCATCCGTTCAAGCCCGACGCCACCTACCATACCATGAGCAGCGTGCCCTGCACGTCCACTTCGTCCACCGTGCCCATCTCCCACCCGGCCACCCTCACCTCGCATCCGCACCACGCGGTGCACCAGGGCCTCGAGGGCGACCTGCTAGACCACATCTCGCCCACGCTGAGCGTCAGCGGCTTGGGAGCCCCCGAGCACTCGGTGATGCCGGCACAGATCCACCCGCATCACCTGGGTGCCATGGGCCACCTGCATCAGGCCATGGGCATGAGCCACCCACATGCCGTGGCGCCTCACAGCACCATGCCCGCGTGCCTCAGCGACGTGGAGTCGGACCCGCGAGAGCTCGAGGCCTTCGCGGAGCGCTTCAAGCAGCGGCGCATCAAGCTGGGGGTGACCCAGGCGGACGTGGGTGCGGCTCTAGCCAACCTCAAGATCCCCGGCGTCGGCTCGCTCAGCCAGAGCACCATCTGCAGGTTTGAGTCTCTCACTCTTTCGCACAACAACATGATCGCCCTCAAGCCGGTGCTCCAGGCCTGGCTGGAGGAAGCCGAGGCCGCCTACCGAGAGAAAAACAGCAAGCCGGAGCTCTTCAACGGCAGTGAGAGGAAGCGCAAACGCACGTCTATCGCGGCACCGGAGAAGCGCTCGCTGGAGGCCTACTTCGCTATCCAGCCGCGGCCCTCATCCGAAAAGATCGCGGCCATCGCCGAAAAACTGGACCTTAAAAAGAACGTGGTGAGGGTCTGGTTCTGTAAccaaagacagaaacagaaacgAATGAAGTACTCGGCTGTCCACTGA